The window AGCTTTCGAAGTCTCCTTGGCCGTATTGTTTAGCACAAATACACTGAATCCCATGTCCGTTCCTGGCCAGTCATCGGGGGAAATTTCCTTACTGTGGATTTCCGTCATTTCCTGGATGCTCGCTTTTGAGACGAGGCGGCTGTCCCGATCAACGCCTGCTTTGGCGAGCATAGCACAGAACCTCGCGTAGTCGCTCGGGCTGGAAACGAGGCCATCGCCGCCGAAATGCGCACGGCTCGTTGGACTGTAATTCAATTCATCGAGAAGGTGCGTGAAGCCCTTCAAGCCACCCGTATTGATGAACAGTGGCTGGAAGCGTTTGCGCCTTTCTGAATTGAGCGCAAAACTGGTGTCATTCATCCCGAGCGGGTCGAAGATCGTCTTCTTTAGATAATCGGAAAATGACTGCCCGGAAAGCACCTCCACAAGCCGGCCGAGGATGCCCTGGCTATTCCCGTAAAGAAAATCAGTTCCGGGGTCAAACGCCAGCGGATAGCGAGCCGCTACTTCGCAGTATTCCTGCAGATCACGAAACCGAGTTTGATTGGCTTCGGGTTCAATATTCTCGGCCGGGATGCCGTCCATCGCATAATAACCGTAGCCGGATCGATGCGTCATCAAGTCAATGATCCGTAGCGGTGTTTTAGCTGGGCGTATCGTCTTACCTTCCCGTACCGTAAGTGTTTCAAAGCAAGCAATGTATTTCGAAATTGGGTCATCCCAATCGAAGAGACCTTTTTCGTGGAGAGTCAACATCGCGACAATCGTGATCGGCTTGGACATCGACCAAATTGGAAACAGCGTTTTGGGGGTGACGTCGCGATCGCCCTGTTTGCCAGAGTTCTTAATCGCCTCATAAATTACTTTGTCACCTCGGGCTACGATCACGATGTTGCTGCCGGTAACCTCATCACGAATTAAGTTTTTTTGAACGTATTGCAAATCCTTTGCAATACGTGGATTGAGTCCATGCATGAATTGATTCGATTCGTCGCTATGAGCTTGAGTTGATGAGATGCATGTTGCTACAGTGAGAGTGATGAAACAACGATGAAGTAGTTGAATCGTATTGTAATTCATATTGAGCTTTCGTATGAGTCTGACAATTCGCCATACAGAGGGCGCCTCGTACCATTCTAGGCGATTCTGTCTGTTGATACGAAAACCTTCTCGACTTCTTCCGCAGTGGTTACCTCTCGAATGATGCTCTACGTGCTGGTCGGCTTGGGCATCGACATTCTGTTTCTGTTTTTCTGCTTTGTCGAGGACGGAAATGATTGTTCAGCAGCAGAAGAGGCAT is drawn from Pirellulaceae bacterium and contains these coding sequences:
- a CDS encoding serine hydrolase yields the protein MNYNTIQLLHRCFITLTVATCISSTQAHSDESNQFMHGLNPRIAKDLQYVQKNLIRDEVTGSNIVIVARGDKVIYEAIKNSGKQGDRDVTPKTLFPIWSMSKPITIVAMLTLHEKGLFDWDDPISKYIACFETLTVREGKTIRPAKTPLRIIDLMTHRSGYGYYAMDGIPAENIEPEANQTRFRDLQEYCEVAARYPLAFDPGTDFLYGNSQGILGRLVEVLSGQSFSDYLKKTIFDPLGMNDTSFALNSERRKRFQPLFINTGGLKGFTHLLDELNYSPTSRAHFGGDGLVSSPSDYARFCAMLAKAGVDRDSRLVSKASIQEMTEIHSKEISPDDWPGTDMGFSVFVLNNTAKETSKAPRGIYGWAGYHNTHFWIDPQNELYVLFMTRAREFTYEIPKQLRQAVYGSK